A segment of the Bordetella flabilis genome:
TGATGAAATCCCTGGCGATCGAGCTGGGGCCCCAGGGTGTGCGCGTCAATGCGATCCTGCCCGGCACCGTGGAGGGCGAACGCATGAATGGCGTGATCGGCGCGCGCGCCGCGGCATCGGGCGTGTCCGCGGAGGCAATGCGCGACACCTATCTGGGGAAAATCTCGTTGCGCCGGATGGTGACGACGGACGACATCGCGGCCATGGCCTTGTTTCTCTGTTCTCCCGCCGCGCGGAATATCACCGGCCAGGCGATCAGCGTGGACGGGAACATGGAGTATCTCTGAAGCGCCAGGGCTGACAGCCGCCGCGATCGCGCCGGTGCAGGCCCGATACAACGAAGGGTGAGGCAAGCGGATTCGAGCCAAGCCCGTTTCTACTCAAAAACAAGGAGACAGATATGAACAAGCTCGACCTTTCCGCCGCCGCCGTCGTCGTGGCGCTCGGCACCTGCTGGGCGATCCCGGCAGCCGCCGCGCCAGTCAAGATCGGCCTGGTGGAGACCCTTTCCGGTCCGCAGGCGTCGACCGGATTGTCCTATCGAGCGGCGGTGCGCTACGCCATCGACCAGATCAACGCAGCCGGCGGATGGAACGGCGAACCCGTGCAACTGGTGGAGTACGACAATCAGGGCGGACCGGCCGGGGCGGCGGACAAGCTCAAGGCCGCCGCGGCGGACGGCGTGCAGATCGTCGTGCAGGGCGCGTCGTCGGCCATCGGCGGACAAATCACCGAAGACGTGCGCAAGCACAACCTGCGCAACCCCGGCAAGGAGATGGTGTACATCAACGTGGGCGCCGAAGCCCTGGAGCTGACGGGCGAGAAGTGCAACTTCTACCATTTCCGTTTCGCCGGCAATGCCCAGGTCCGGGTCAAGGCGCTGGTAGAGGGCATGAAGAAGGCCAACGCGCTGGGTACCAAGGTGTACGCCATCAACCAGAACTATTCCTGGGGCCAGGATATGCAGCAGGCCATTCTGGATAACGCGAAGGCCGGCGGCTACACGGTGGTCGACAAGACGCTGCACGACGTGAACAAGATCCAGGACTTCGCGCCTTATGTGGCGAAGATCGCCGCCTCGGGGGCCGACACCGTCCTCACCGGGAACTGGTCCAACGACCTGCTGCTCCTGATGAAGGCATCGAAGGCGGCCGGGCTGAAGGCGCGCTATGGCACCGTGTACCTGGACCAGCCTGGCAACCTCGCCAATGCGGGCGACCTGGCCGCCGGCAATTTCGTGGTGCACACCTTCAACGCGGAGGCCGGCGGCGCCGACGCGCAGCAGTTCGTGGAGGACTACAAGGCCAAGACCGGCCACATCCCCGTCTTTGTGGAACCGCAAACCGTCTACGGCATGAAGATGGTGGGAGAGGCGCTCAAGCGCACCCCCGCGCAGAACGGCACGCTGAACGTGAACGAGTTCGCCAAGGCGCTCGAGAACGCGCGCATCCCCACGCCCATGGGCGAAATGAGCATGCGCGCGGCGGACCATCAGGCGCAACTGCCGCTGGTGGTGTCCACCGTCACGGCCGATGCCAAGTACAAGGTGGACGGAACCGAGCTGGGATTCAAGCCGGTGATGCTGCTATCCGCCCAGGAAAGCTCCACGCCCGCGCCATCGACGTGCAAGATGAAACGGCCCGGCTGAGTTCCCGGCCGTATCGCGTGCGGCCGCCGCGCGGCGGCCGCGCATTGGACGCGTAACCCGAATCCGGCTGCCCGGCGCCCCCGCGCGCGCCGCCGCCCGGACTGCCTCCGGACGCCATGGAACAAATCCTTTTCTCTCTGCTGAACGGCGTTATCTACGGACTCTTGCTGTTCATGGTCTCGGCCGGCCTGACGCTGATCTTCGGCATGATGGGGGTGCTGAACTTCGCGCATGCCTCGTTCTACATGCTGGGCGCCTACTTCGCCTATGCGCTGCAGGGCGCGATCGGATTCTGGCCCGCCGTCATCGCCTCGCCCCTGTTGGTGGGCCTGGTTGGCGTAGTGGTGGAGCGCTATTTCCTGCGACGCGTCCATCGTTACGGGCACGCTCACGAGCTGCTGCTGACCTTCGGCTTGTCCTTCATCATCGCCGAGTCCATCAAGCTGTTCTTCGGGAACTATCCGGTGGACTACCGTGTGCCGCCATTCCTGGATTTCTCCGCCTTCAGCATCGGCGGAACGCAGTATCCGGTCTACCGGCTGCTGATGGGCGGCATCGCCATTGTGATGTTCGTCGTGATCTACCTGGTGCTGACGCGCACGCGCATCGGCATCGTGGTGAGGTCGGCGATCTACAAGCCGCGCATGGCGGAGGCCCTGGGGCACAACGTGCCTTTGGTGTTCATGGGTGTATTCGGGGCGGGCGCGGCGCTCGCCGGCCTGGCCGGAGCGGTCGCGGGCGCGTTCTACACGACCAATCCCAACATGGCGCTGGAACTGGGCGTGATCGTGTTCGTGGTGGTGGTGGTCGGCGGGCTTGGTTCCCTGGCCGGCGCGATGCTGGCATCGCTGTTGATCGGCATCATCACCTCGCTGGCCGTCTCGGTGGACGGCAGCCTGGCCGACCTTTTTGCCTTGGTGGGCCTGGGCGACTGGGCGAGCGGCGTGGGCGGCCTGATGTCCATCAGCCTGTCCAGCCTGGCCGCCACGCTGCCCTTCGCACTGATGCTGCTGATCCTGCTGGTCAGGCCGGGCGGCATCATGGGCGATAAGGAATGATGCGATGAAAAAAAGCCTGTTTATCTGCCTGGCCAGCGTCTGCCTGCTGGCCGCGCTACCGGTCCTGCTGTCGCAAGGCCTGCTCAACGCGGCCATCCAGATGCTGATCGCGGCCCTGTTCGCCAGCGCCTACAACTTGCTGTGCGGGCAGGCCGGCATGCTGTCCTTCGGGCACGCGGCCTACTTTGGTGTCGGGGCATTCGCGGCCGTGCATGCGATGAATGCCCTCGGCGGCGAGGGCCTGTTGCCGACGCCGTTGATGCCCCTGGCGGGAGCTGTCGCGGGGCTGGTCTTCGGCGGCATCGCGGGATGGTTCGCGACCAAGCGCAGCGGCACCTACTTCGCGATGATTACCCTGGCCATTGCCGAACTCGTCCATTCGCTGGCGCCCCACCTGAAGGGGTTGTTTGGCGGCGAGGCCGGCATCTCGACCATGCGCATGCCGGCCTGGGGATTCGACTTCGGCTCCACCACGCAGGTGTACTACCTGACGCTGGCCTGGGTGATCGTGGCCATGGCGCTGCTTTATCTGTATACCCGCACGCCCATGGGCAGGCTTACCTTCGGCTTGCGCGAGAACAGCCATCGGCTCAGATTCCTCGGCTACAACGTGCACGGCCTGGGCACCGCGGTGTTCGCCATATCCGCGATGTTCTCGGGAATGGCCGGGGGCCTGCAGGCGATTTCGAACGAGTCGGCCAATTACGTGGTCTTCGACGCATCCTTGTCGGCCGCGGCAGTGCTCAACACCTATATCGGCGGGACGCAAGTGTTCCTCGGCCCGGCGTTCGGCGCGGCACTGATGACTTTCTTCGGCTATGCCGTCTCGGACCTGACCCGATCCTGGCTTTTGTACCAAGGGGTCATCTTCGTCCTGGTGATGATGTTCATGCCGACCGGGCTGACCGGACTGATCGGTACGGTCGAGCGCTTGTGCGAACGCCACGGCGCCGGCCGGCT
Coding sequences within it:
- a CDS encoding branched-chain amino acid ABC transporter substrate-binding protein, giving the protein MNKLDLSAAAVVVALGTCWAIPAAAAPVKIGLVETLSGPQASTGLSYRAAVRYAIDQINAAGGWNGEPVQLVEYDNQGGPAGAADKLKAAAADGVQIVVQGASSAIGGQITEDVRKHNLRNPGKEMVYINVGAEALELTGEKCNFYHFRFAGNAQVRVKALVEGMKKANALGTKVYAINQNYSWGQDMQQAILDNAKAGGYTVVDKTLHDVNKIQDFAPYVAKIAASGADTVLTGNWSNDLLLLMKASKAAGLKARYGTVYLDQPGNLANAGDLAAGNFVVHTFNAEAGGADAQQFVEDYKAKTGHIPVFVEPQTVYGMKMVGEALKRTPAQNGTLNVNEFAKALENARIPTPMGEMSMRAADHQAQLPLVVSTVTADAKYKVDGTELGFKPVMLLSAQESSTPAPSTCKMKRPG
- a CDS encoding branched-chain amino acid ABC transporter permease, whose amino-acid sequence is MEQILFSLLNGVIYGLLLFMVSAGLTLIFGMMGVLNFAHASFYMLGAYFAYALQGAIGFWPAVIASPLLVGLVGVVVERYFLRRVHRYGHAHELLLTFGLSFIIAESIKLFFGNYPVDYRVPPFLDFSAFSIGGTQYPVYRLLMGGIAIVMFVVIYLVLTRTRIGIVVRSAIYKPRMAEALGHNVPLVFMGVFGAGAALAGLAGAVAGAFYTTNPNMALELGVIVFVVVVVGGLGSLAGAMLASLLIGIITSLAVSVDGSLADLFALVGLGDWASGVGGLMSISLSSLAATLPFALMLLILLVRPGGIMGDKE
- a CDS encoding branched-chain amino acid ABC transporter permease encodes the protein MKKSLFICLASVCLLAALPVLLSQGLLNAAIQMLIAALFASAYNLLCGQAGMLSFGHAAYFGVGAFAAVHAMNALGGEGLLPTPLMPLAGAVAGLVFGGIAGWFATKRSGTYFAMITLAIAELVHSLAPHLKGLFGGEAGISTMRMPAWGFDFGSTTQVYYLTLAWVIVAMALLYLYTRTPMGRLTFGLRENSHRLRFLGYNVHGLGTAVFAISAMFSGMAGGLQAISNESANYVVFDASLSAAAVLNTYIGGTQVFLGPAFGAALMTFFGYAVSDLTRSWLLYQGVIFVLVMMFMPTGLTGLIGTVERLCERHGAGRLIVVFLSAVACAALAAAGAVFLIELLQRLFSQEYRSLIPGQPDAPWPAVQMFDRSWEVWSPITWGVPVLLLGLGGLLLWVCRARLRALADESAPVTPASNHTGESRELA